In Armatimonadota bacterium, the genomic stretch CCAATCAACAACGCACAAGGACCGTCAAACCACTTCACTTTTGGGGGTTCCAGCACGTCCGTATCGTCGGAGACCGGAGACAGTCCTTGCCGGTTACCCCAAGCAAGTTTGGTTGGAGAGTACAAACGCGTCTGGTATGTCGTCGCCGGAACCGTGAAGCCTTGGCGAGCGAGCCCTGTCACCACTTGGGCTCCAATTGATGAGCTTCCCCCGCCGTTCATGCGTAGGTCAATCACTAGGCCCTTGATGTCTTTATGGGATTCCAGGTCGGATTTCAATTTGGTCACCAGAGAAGGGTCTTCGCAGGTTGAAAACCGTACGTACGCCACGCCGTCGGGCCGGATGTTAAATGCGTAAGTCGACTCCCCCTTTGTCGTCTTGTATCCGGAACGTGGGACCTTGACTTCTCGCGTCGATCCGTCCGCGCGATGGATTGTCAATGTCACTGCGGATTTCTCCGGACCCCGAAGAAGATCGTAAGAGAACAATCTTGCCTCGCGGTCTTGCGGTGTGGACGAGCAAGCGTAAGGACCCCAAGCTTTCTCAGCGTACTGGATCGTGGGCACACCGCCGATGTGCGTGATGATGTCCCCAGGCTCCAGCACTGGAACCTCAGGCGAAAACACGTTGGTCACAACGACCTGCCCCTCAATCAAGGCGGTGCGAATCGGGGGGCGGCCGCCTTGGTGCGTTTGGAAGTCTTGAGAGGGCAGATAAACATTCGTGTGCCCGTCCTTGAGCCTAGCGCAAAGTGATTGGAGTACTCGGTAATACTCATACGTGCTCCTGGTTTTCAGCACTCTGGGCGTGTACTCGGTCATCACTGTATTCCAATCAAAATCGATCTTGTCGAGATACACAAAGTTGTATTTCGCCATCGACCAAAACTGGGCGAGACCGGCAATCTTCTCTTCATTTGACAGGTTCGATTTGTAGGGAGAACTCAGCGCGCCATTATCTAGCGCGAGTCCAAAACCTGCCATTTGCAGGTACTCGCGGTACCGGGCCGCAAAGGCACCATTCTTTGAGATCATCGCCATCACTGGCGCGTCACTGCGCCAAATCATGCGGCTGAAAACCCCTCCTTCCTTGAGGACTTGCCCTCGCTCACCATCCGATTCTCGGCACTTCTTGAGTAATCGGTTCATCACCGCAACCGCTCCGGCCTCGTCATTGTCGTATGCGTACATTGTGACAAGATCGCGATAGATGTCGTGAATTTTCCAGCCGAGCCATTTGTGGTCCTTTGCCAACTCTTCGATCTCAGCTTGTTCAAGCCGCTTGGCTACGGACTCCATCGCCAGAATGCCCGCTTTGAGGCCCAACGGTTTGACCTTTTTCCCGTTCGAGTAGTCGAAAGCAAGCTCGTTTGCTTTGCCTCGGTCAGCCTGCACTTGCTCGTAGACTTTCTCGGCGGCATCATACTTCGGGTTGTCCTGAGACATACACCCCGCAACCAGAGCGATGGCAAGACCGGAGATAGCAAGGCGTCGTTTCATGGCGACATTTTTGCTCAATCTGAATCAGTTCAAGTTGAAGATTTGAAACCTTTTCTTCGCTGAAGTTGGAGACATGCCGAAGACGGTGCGGAAGTGTCGAGAGAAGTGGGCTTCATCGGAGTAGCCGAAGCGAGTGGCAATTTCCGAGCCAGTCGACCGAGCACGGACCAAGCAGTTCGCCGCCCTGACCAACCTCCGCTCTCGTAAGAACGAAGTGACCGACTGGCCCCTTCTCGCGCGAAAGACTCTTGCAAAGTACACCGGATGCACTCCTAGCGCATCGGCAAGACCCGAGAGAGTCCAATCCTCGCGCTGGCCGATCAAATCCTCAACGCGCTCAAACCAGTAGCCAGTTTCTGCTTGGCCGTCTGGTGGACATAGCGACTCCAGAAGCGCATCGGACATGTTCGACTCGTTCCCCAGCAAGTATTGAAACGCCGCAATCCCGAGTTCGGGAACTGAAGAGACTCGGTACTCCACGCGGGAGAATCCATGTTGCTCAAGCCAGCCAACCATCGGTTCTAGGTTTAAGCTCAGCCTTCCTGGCCCGCTGGGGCACGACCGGTGAAGCGCGCCTTGCGGGTGAACGACCATATCAAGCGGCTTGAGAGGTTGCTGCCCTAGCTCCCGAGAATCATCCACGAACGTGCCATCAAGGAGCAGCGATACGTTGAGGTGCTCGTGGAAGTGCCAAGGTTGCGCCTCGGGATGGGTGTACCTGGATAGCGTGATTCCCACCCCATCCATGACTTCGGACTGAAGTGATCTCCCGAGATATTCGAGCGGCTTGAGTTGCACCCTTCAATTACGAATCCAAGAGTAGTTCGGGTTCCGAAGACCCTTGTCAGGTAACGTCTCATCGTCGTGACCGGAGCCGAGAAGCACATCCTACAAGTTGAACCCCGCTTTGGACCGCTTATCGAGCGGTTCGGTCCGTGCGAACTCATTCATCCGCTGCGCGGAGCAAATGTCTATGAGAGCCTGATGAGCTCGATCCTGTATCAACAGCTTTCGACCAAGGCGGCGACAACGATCAGAGGCCGCCTATACGCCCTCTTTCCTGGACACGATGCCCCTCCTCCCGAGGGGTTGATGGCTCTTTCCTTAGAAGAGTTACGGGCGGTTGGTGTCTCCAGGCAAAAGGCAGGATATTTACAAGATTTAGCATCTAAAGCATCCTCTATCCCGTCCATCGAGGAGTTGGGCACGATGGGCGACGAGGAGATCATCCAGCGTCTCATTCCCATCAAAGGCATCGGTCGCTGGTCGATCGAAATGCTGCTGATGTTCACCTTCGGCCGGATGGATGTTCTGCCCGTTGACGACATGGGCGTCCAAGAAGGCATGAAGCGGCTACTAGGCTTGGAGGCGAGACCGAAGAAGAAGGAGATGGAGGCCCTTGCCGAGCCTTGGAAGCCCTACCGCTCGGTGGCCAGCTGGTATTTGTGGCGAGTGCTCGAGCTCTAGATTGCTGGGCTTTAGCACCTGTGAAGAGTGTCTTGCGCCTCGGCGTGCTAAAGCCCGCAAGCCAGAGCGGCGCTAAAGTGGGTGCGGTCTAGAGGGACTCAATCGTGCGAGCCCGGTCCCAATGCCCCGACACTAAGAAGTACAACGGCCCAGCTCTGGGCATCCTCGTACGTCTCCGCCGAAACCTCGACCGAGTAGCCATCCAACCGGCGAACCCCCGGAATGCGGGCCGCCCAGTCGGCGTCCTCGGTTCGATTCACCTCCAACCGAACGACACAAGGCTCTGACGGGAACCAAGGTGCCGTCAATCTCCCCATAGCCAACGCCGCCCCCTTCTCGATCGCCGGCCCCGTCTCAGAAGGGTGCAGCAACCGGCCCATGTACCGCCCAAACCCAAACTTAGTCGTCACCGTCGTAATCCCCGGAATCAGAGCCGATGCCTCCGCGCACCCCTTGTCGTCACTCGACACAAACACCAACGGCACCCCATATCGCCCCGCCGTCCCCGCAGCCAAGCCCATCTCCGCGATCTCGATATCGTTGATAAACAACCGATGCGACCGCCCAGTGTACGTGTGCTCCATAATCCCACCCGCCGTTCCTGCCCCAGCATGGTAGCCAACCAGGAATGCTGCGTCAAACGATGAATCTATGCCCTCCATCATCCCATCGCGCCCCGAACCGTGCCCCGAAATCAACTCAACGCCGGGCTCCAAGTCCTCAATCAGCAAGTTCTTCGAGTTGCCATGCGAATCCTTCACCACGATCCGCGAAGCCCCCGCCGCCCGCGCCCCACGAATCGCCGCATTGACATCATGCGCCATCATTCGCCGCGCGAATTGATAGTCATATGAGCTACCGTCGGGCCGACTGCACTGGCTCCAAGAAACCAGCCCGGTAATCCCTTCGATATCGACCGAGATAAAGACGTTCATGCCGAACGGTTTACCCAGAAACCGAACGAGCGCGTAAAATTTTCGTCAAAACCGGAACGCAACGAGGAAATCGCGCATAGACTACTACTAAGCGCGAAAACTATCGCGGAGAAACATCATGAAAAAAGGTCTTTTGATTTCGGGCGTCGTTCTTGGCGCAGCATCGATGGCAATGGCTTTCGTCAACAGCGGTCTCGCAGTTGGCGAGAGTGTCAGCCCATTCCACCCTAAGCACGTCGCTGGCGCCCTCAAGGGGACCGACCAGTGCTTCCCTTGCACATACCAGAACCGACCACAGGTTCAGGCATGGGTCACCAATGGCGATCAGAAGACCATCCAAGCAATGGCTGGCGCGCTCGACAAGGCAATGGCGAAGTACGACAGCAAGGAATTCAAGGCTATGGTCGTCATCGTTGCTCCTAAGACAGCAGCAGCTGAAATCGAAAAGGCTGCTCCGATGATGCAGAAGGCTTGGAAGCACGTTAGCGTCGCTTACGTCACCCCAGACAACCCTGCCGTCGCTGCTTACAAGATCAACCTGAAGGCTGCAAACACCGTGTTTGCGTACAAGAACTGGAAGGTCGCCGAGAAGTTTGTCGACGTGAAGGCTGACGAAAAGGGCCTTGCTCAGGTCGGCGCAGCGATCGAAGCTCTGGTTAAGTAAGGAGCGCGGACGTTCCTGTCCGCACAATCG encodes the following:
- a CDS encoding S41 family peptidase translates to MKRRLAISGLAIALVAGCMSQDNPKYDAAEKVYEQVQADRGKANELAFDYSNGKKVKPLGLKAGILAMESVAKRLEQAEIEELAKDHKWLGWKIHDIYRDLVTMYAYDNDEAGAVAVMNRLLKKCRESDGERGQVLKEGGVFSRMIWRSDAPVMAMISKNGAFAARYREYLQMAGFGLALDNGALSSPYKSNLSNEEKIAGLAQFWSMAKYNFVYLDKIDFDWNTVMTEYTPRVLKTRSTYEYYRVLQSLCARLKDGHTNVYLPSQDFQTHQGGRPPIRTALIEGQVVVTNVFSPEVPVLEPGDIITHIGGVPTIQYAEKAWGPYACSSTPQDREARLFSYDLLRGPEKSAVTLTIHRADGSTREVKVPRSGYKTTKGESTYAFNIRPDGVAYVRFSTCEDPSLVTKLKSDLESHKDIKGLVIDLRMNGGGSSSIGAQVVTGLARQGFTVPATTYQTRLYSPTKLAWGNRQGLSPVSDDTDVLEPPKVKWFDGPCALLIGPRTFSAAEDWTGYWRAANVGPVVGMPTGGSTGQPLSFNLPGGGSARVCTKQDLLPDGTKFVGVGIQPDIQVPWTVADVRAGRDPQLERAVHEVLKSR
- a CDS encoding helix-turn-helix transcriptional regulator, which encodes MQLKPLEYLGRSLQSEVMDGVGITLSRYTHPEAQPWHFHEHLNVSLLLDGTFVDDSRELGQQPLKPLDMVVHPQGALHRSCPSGPGRLSLNLEPMVGWLEQHGFSRVEYRVSSVPELGIAAFQYLLGNESNMSDALLESLCPPDGQAETGYWFERVEDLIGQREDWTLSGLADALGVHPVYFARVFRARRGQSVTSFLRERRLVRAANCLVRARSTGSEIATRFGYSDEAHFSRHFRTVFGMSPTSAKKRFQIFNLN
- a CDS encoding DNA-3-methyladenine glycosylase produces the protein MTGAEKHILQVEPRFGPLIERFGPCELIHPLRGANVYESLMSSILYQQLSTKAATTIRGRLYALFPGHDAPPPEGLMALSLEELRAVGVSRQKAGYLQDLASKASSIPSIEELGTMGDEEIIQRLIPIKGIGRWSIEMLLMFTFGRMDVLPVDDMGVQEGMKRLLGLEARPKKKEMEALAEPWKPYRSVASWYLWRVLEL
- a CDS encoding M55 family metallopeptidase; this translates as MNVFISVDIEGITGLVSWSQCSRPDGSSYDYQFARRMMAHDVNAAIRGARAAGASRIVVKDSHGNSKNLLIEDLEPGVELISGHGSGRDGMMEGIDSSFDAAFLVGYHAGAGTAGGIMEHTYTGRSHRLFINDIEIAEMGLAAGTAGRYGVPLVFVSSDDKGCAEASALIPGITTVTTKFGFGRYMGRLLHPSETGPAIEKGAALAMGRLTAPWFPSEPCVVRLEVNRTEDADWAARIPGVRRLDGYSVEVSAETYEDAQSWAVVLLSVGALGPGSHD